A genomic region of Miscanthus floridulus cultivar M001 chromosome 3, ASM1932011v1, whole genome shotgun sequence contains the following coding sequences:
- the LOC136541229 gene encoding small ribosomal subunit protein uS19, with amino-acid sequence MADVDVEPEVAAGAPKKRTFRKYSYRGVDLDALLDMSTDDLVQLFPARARRRFQRGLKRKPMALIKKLRKAKKDAPAGEKPEPVKTHLRNMIIVPEMIGSIVGVYNGKTFNQVEIKPEMIGHYLAEFSISYKPVKHGRPGIGATHSSRFIPLK; translated from the exons ATG GCGGACGTCGATGTGGAGCCGGAGGTCGCCGCCGGCGCTCCCAAGAAGAGGACGTTCCGCAAGTACAGCTACCGCGGCGTCGACCTCGATGCGCTGCTTGACATGTCCACCGACGACCTCGTCCAGCTCTTTCCCGCGCGCGCCAGGAGAAG GTTCCAGAGGGGTTTGAAGAGGAAGCCGATGGCGCTCATCAAGAAGCTGCGCAAGGCG AAAAAGGATGCTCCTGCTGGTGAGAAGCCAGAGCCAGTGAAGACCCATCTCCGCAACATGATCATCGTTCCTGAGATGATTGGAAGCATTGTCGGTGTCTACAATGGCAAGACCTTCAACCAGGTTGAGATCAAGCCTGAGATGATTGGCCACTATCTCGCAGAGTTCTCCATCTCCTACAAGCCAGTCAAGCACGGTAGGCCCGGTATCGGTGCCACCCACTCGTCGCGGTTTATCCCTCTCAAATGA